A window of Oncorhynchus mykiss isolate Arlee unplaced genomic scaffold, USDA_OmykA_1.1 un_scaffold_119, whole genome shotgun sequence genomic DNA:
CATGTCATCCTCTATGTCCAGTTCTTGGTCTGTATCGTCTGAAATGTCTGACTCTATTTGTCCTTGTGATAGAGGCGACGTGGAACACTGCAACCGACTGTGAGTGTGCGTCATCTCTGTAGCCCTACATCTCTGGTCCCGGCCCGGACTGAGGCTCACACCGGACTCCGGTCCCTCCTCGCAGTTTCTCCCGGTGCTATCGTCCTCCAGATCTGTCTTACTGCCGGTAGGGTTCTCCTGGGGGGAAATAACAACAACGGTGACCAATCAGCCACAACGTACATTTCACATTGGCATTGTGCATGAATTTTACGCACAGGCTACTCAAGCACTAAATCTAtattaaatgtttgtttgtttttagctTGAAATTAGATATAAATAGCCTTTTCTCTATTCATAATTGACAACTTTAATCGAAAAGTACATTAAACCCTTCCTAATTTATTAATACCTGCTTCAGTCGCCTCCACTTGGCTCTTCGATTTTGGAACCACGTCTTCACCTGGAAAACAATGTCAACgagaaatgttttaaaatgttagTCTACTAGATTCTGTGTCAGATCATTTACCTAAGACTATTGGCCTATGCGGAAATCAGTTGAacgaaatgtatttttttaaaaataatgtAATTGATGATACGGGTGAAACGGATAAAACCCAACTGACATGAATAGATACTGGATGTGGGCCCCTAATAAAACATACTGCTGACCTGTCGTTCACTCAGTTGCAACATTTTAGCCAGTCGTTTTCGTTCGGGGGGTGAAAGGTATTTCTGTGTCTCAAACTTCTTTTCCAGCTCTATTGTCTGGTCGTTGGAGAATCGGACTTGTCCACCTTTTCTCTTGTGCAGTGGACGCTGAATGAACGGGCTCCATAGAAGTTGTTTACCTTtgaagacaaaaaaaataaaaataatgatttAATATTGAAAAACATGTTTAGACAAATGGGGCAGAATTATATGCTTAATGTTAGACCTTTAAAGTAGCCTCCCCCCCAAAAAGTGAAAATAAATCAAAATTGTTTTCGTTAAACTTGATTCGTTTCTCCTCCAGCAGAGGCCTACATGATTCTATGCAAATATTGACAGTTTTAATCATCTTTCTTGTCCGTGTTTTGCAGGCATCCGTTTAACCTCGGTTTTTAAGGAAGGCCGTGAGTTGAAACTTGAAGCAGAGTGGAGAGAGTAGAACTATGGCAAAATATCcgtcctgtgtttcctgttgctTTGCCTCACCAGTTTCTCTCATTACTAACGACCTTTCCATCAACATACTGCAATTGATGCTATTTAAAATCGACATTTGTTTTAATCAGCTTATCTCATTAAACTATAAGCATAACCTCATAAGAATACAATAATAATCACCATTACAATAGTTAAATCCTTTTAAAaaaacgatatatatatatatatatatatacacatacacatacatatatatacatacacatacatatatatctTCCAAAAAGCTAAAAATAAATAATCgctttttaaaaaattatatgaTTCATTataccccaaaaatattttggttTTGTGGCACAATGATCAAACCCATATTTTTCTTATAGGCATGTATTGAATTATAATGAAATAAATTGGATGAAATAgtgaaattcaaataaattcaaaaGTCACCCTAAAGATTTTAAATTGCGTCAGTTCATAGGCCTATTTCATGTTTTGCAGTTTGATTATTTTAGCAACCATAAAGTCACAATCCACCGCAGAGGAAATGAACAATATCAGACAAACGGATCCCGGCTATCAGAAGTCGAGTGTTTcctgaatgtgtctgtattgaGGATGTCGATAAAATAATCAGCATCATGCACGACTCCCGGGGAAGAGGCTGCTCGAGGCCGCCAGGAAAACATTCAACAGCTTCTGAAAGCAGATTTACTCCTATCGAGAGCTCAAGACTTCCTGTATGAACGGAAAGGGTCAGGCTTGCTGAACAGAGAGGCAGTTCACCCCAGGGCGACACTTTAATGCTGAAATAACAAGTGATTTAGAGCATGTTTTAGTCGCAGGATGCATCGGATGTTAGAAACAATAACGGattttgcacaaaaaaaaaaaaactcaaggTGGTTGATTTAAGTGGCCCTAACACTTTAACAATTAGCAAACTAAACAGATAACTTAATGTATTTAGGTTAATTATGCCTGAAGTAAATCAACTATGTTCAAGCATGATATACACATTTTTACCTCTAAAACATACTGCCACTTTAGGATGGAAACCTGCAGCACGCAGGGAATGAGAATCTAGTTTCAAAATCAAGTACACGCACAAACTTTTAATCTCCTTTCGCCTACACATTGTACATAGGTTATTACAGGCGCATAGTAGTTGTCAACATTAAAGTATCTTTAACGAATTTCAGCAGAAAAATCATCCAAACAAGTAAGAGATTGATATGAGTTGAACTCACCAAGCGGGTCGTGCCTGATCAGAGTATAGTCCCCCATAGACCGGTGGAATGGATACAGTGAATTAGCGAAAGCCCCGGAGGCATACGTGGCGGTGAGCGCAGCGTGGTGAGAGAACGCAGGGTGGATCGGTGTCGGTTCATAGATGGGGGTCCGGTACGGAGAGACCAAACTGGTGAAGGATGAATTCGGTGACGGTAGATTTGGCGTGGAGACCACCGCTGAAGACTGGGTCAGGGTCTCATTTCTCCCCAGGATGTCTTCGATGTAGAAAGGAGTTGGGTGGACGGGCTGGATAGGGGTCGGCGCGTAAAGAGGAACACCCATGGCTGAAGGCGCACTGTGTTGGTACTGCATGATCACACTATGTTGGTACTGAATAATATCTCTATTCAACTATATTATCTTCTGCTGTCAAAGTAAGAAGTGTAGGAAACCTATaggcgcctctctctctctctctccatgagtTGGCTGTTGAGTGTGACCTCAGTTAAAGCTACTTCATATCTCAACATTAGAGGGAGGAGATAACGGAGCAGGCCACTtcctgcaggtacacacacacacactgcgattGGTCCCCTCGGCAAATACACTTAAAATTCAATAATATCCAATCAGGCTATCCTTTATCTTACCTTTAAGCGCATATGTTCATTAATAAAATAGGCCTTTACGTGTTATctgttaaaaataaagaaagatggTATGAACGTCTCCTGACGCGTGGCACATGTTAAAAAGACATTTCTTTATAAGTGATTCAATAGGCACGTGGTTTTCTAGATTCAATAGAACAGGCTATTCACGTGGTTTTCTAGATTCAATAGAACAGGCTATTCACGTGGTTTTCCAGATTCAATAGAAC
This region includes:
- the LOC118936241 gene encoding hematopoietically-expressed homeobox protein hhex-like; translation: MQYQHSAPSAMGVPLYAPTPIQPVHPTPFYIEDILGRNETLTQSSAVVSTPNLPSPNSSFTSLVSPYRTPIYEPTPIHPAFSHHAALTATYASGAFANSLYPFHRSMGDYTLIRHDPLGKQLLWSPFIQRPLHKRKGGQVRFSNDQTIELEKKFETQKYLSPPERKRLAKMLQLSERQVKTWFQNRRAKWRRLKQENPTGSKTDLEDDSTGRNCEEGPESGVSLSPGRDQRCRATEMTHTHSRLQCSTSPLSQGQIESDISDDTDQELDIEDDMEFPLNPPI